A genomic stretch from Setaria viridis chromosome 1, Setaria_viridis_v4.0, whole genome shotgun sequence includes:
- the LOC117866711 gene encoding F-box protein PP2-A13 has product MGAGSSILGADGEWGETSLGDMPESCVAAVLLYLDPPEICQVARLNRAFRGAASADCVWAVKLPANYRYLAVLAAAADDEVRGDGDDNDKRFFLAATKKEIYARLCRPTLFDAGRKEFWILKNKGGLCISISSKAMTITGIDDRRYWSHLATEESRFHSVAYLQQIWWLEVDGELEFCFPAGSYSLFFHLHLGRPYRRMGRRLCATEHMHGWDVTPTRFQLSTSDEQQVTSEYYLHLHEQGGWKLYHVGDFVVSNPDEPMKLKFSMMQIDCTHTKGGLCVDSVFIYPKGYKPERANIVCM; this is encoded by the exons ATGGGGGCGGGTTCGAGCATCCTGGGCGCGGACGGGGAGTGGGGGGAGACGTCCCTCGGCGACATGCCGGAGAGCTgcgtggcggcggtgctgctctACCTCGACCCGCCGGAGATCTGCCAGGTCGCCCGCCTCAACCGCGCCTTCCGCGGCGCGGCCTCCGCGGACTGCGTCTGGGCCGTCAAGCTCCCCGCCAACTACCGCTACCTTGCGGTCCTAGCCGCGGCCGCCGATGACGAGGTCCGCGGCGATGGAGATGACAATGACAAGCGTTTCTTTCTAGCGGCGACGAAGAAGGAGATTTACGCGCGTCTGTGCCGACCCACCCTCTTTGATGCTGGCAGAAAG GAATTCTGGATTCTGAAGAACAAGGGAGGTCTTTGCATCAGTATATCATCAAAGGCGATGACTATTACCGGTATTGATGATCGGAGGTACTGGAGCCACCTTGCCACAGAGGAATCAAG ATTCCATAGCGTTGCTTATCTTCAGCAAATTTGGTGGCTTGAGGTGGATGGGGAGCTTGAGTTCTGCTTTCCTGCTGGCTCCTACAGCCTTTTTTTCCATCTTCACCTGGGGCGACCCTATAGGCGCATGGGTCGTCGGCTTTGTGCAACCGAGCACATGCACGGGTGGGATGTCACGCCCACACGGTTCCAGCTCTCAACCTCTGATGAGCAACAAGTGACATCTGAGTATTACCTACATCTACATGAACAAGGAGGCTGGAAGCTTTACCATGTTGGTGATTTTGTCGTATCAAACCCCGATGAGCCCATGAAACTCAAGTTCTCAATGATGCAGATTGATTGCACCCATACAAAAGGTGGCTTGTGCGTTGATTCGGTGTTTATATATCCTAAAGGGTACAAGCCTGAGAGGGCGAACATAGTCTGCATGTAG
- the LOC117866678 gene encoding probable methyltransferase PMT16, with translation MGVRSAATKLHIPPSAARRPTFLPFVAVLLLCSASYLLGVWQHGGFASPSESPAVSIATAVACTTTAAPRKKTSSARSRTQSRPLDFSAHHAAAANEAVAAAAASSGSSSSSSAAPRRYPACPVKYSEYTPCEDVERSLRYPRDRLVYRERHCPASERERLRCLVPAPRGYRTPFPWPASRDVAWFANVPHKELTVEKAVQNWIRVDGDKLRFPGGGTMFPNGADAYIDDIGKLIPLHDGSIRTALDTGCGVASWGAYLLSRDILAMSFAPRDSHEAQVQFALERGVPAMIGVLASNRLTYPARAFDMAHCSRCLIPWQLYDGLYLMEVDRVLRPGGYWILSGPPINWKKYWKGWERTKEDLNAEQQAIEAVARTLCWTKVKEAGDIAVWQKPYNHANCKAPFCSRNKNPDAAWYDKMEACVTPLPEVSGASDVAGGAVKKWPQRLTAVPPRVSRGGVRGVTAKSFAQDTELWRKRVRHYKSVIRQFEQKGRYRNVLDMNARLGGFAAALAAAGDPLWVMNMVPTLGNTTTLGAIYERGLIGSYQDWCEGMSTYPRTYDLIHADSVFTLYNNRCEMDRILLEMDRILRPEGTVIIRDDVDMLVKVKSVADGIRWDSQIVDHEDGPLVREKILLVVKRYWTAQDQGQ, from the exons ATGGGGGTCcgctcggcggcgacgaagcTGCACATCCCGCCCtcggccgcccggcgccccacGTTCCTGCCGTTCgtggccgtcctcctcctctgctccgccTCCTACCTCCTCGGCGTCTGGCAGCACGGCGGCTTCGCCTCCCCGTCCGAGTCCCCCGCCGTCTccatcgccaccgccgtcgcctgcaccaccaccgccgccccgaGGAAGAAGACCTCGTCCGCCCGCTCCCGCACCCAATCCCGGCCCCTCGACTTCTCCGCGCACCACGCGGCGGCCGCGAACGaggcggtcgccgccgccgccgcctcgtccggctcctcgtcctcgtcctcggcggcgccgcggaggtACCCCGCGTGCCCCGTCAAGTACTCGGAGTACACCCCGTGCGAGGACGTGGAGCGGTCGCTGCGGTACCCGCGGGACCGGCTGGTGTACCGGGAGCGGCACTGCCCGGCGTCGGAGCGGGAGCGGCTGCGGTGCCTCGTCCCGGCGCCGCGCGGGTACCGGACCCCGTTCCCGTGGCCCGCCAGCCGCGACGTCGCCTGGTTCGCCAACGTGCCGCACAAGGAGCTCACCGTCGAGAAGGCGGTGCAGAACTGGATCcgcgtcgacggcgacaagctcAGGTTCCCCGGCGGCGGGACCATGTTCCCCAACGGAGCCGACGCCTACATCGACGACATTGGCAAGCTCATCCCGCTCCACGACGGCTCCATCCGCACCGCGCTCGACACCGGATGCGGG GTGGCGAGCTGGGGCGCGTACCTGCTGTCGCGTGACATCCTGGCCATGTCGTTCGCGCCGCGGGACTCTCACGAGGCGCAGGTCCAGTTCGCGCTGGAGCGCGGCGTGCCGGCCATGATCGGCGTCCTCGCGTCCAACCGCCTCACCTACCCGGCGCGCGCCTTCGACATGGCGCACTGCTCCCGCTGCCTCATCCCCTGGCAACTCTACG ATGGGCTGTACCTGATGGAGGTTGACCGCGTGCTGCGGCCGGGAGGGTACTGGATCCTGTCCGGCCCGCCGATCAACTGGAAGAAGTACTGGAAGGGGTGGGAGCGGACCAAGGAGGACCTCAACGCCGAGCAGCAGGCCATCGAGGCCGTCGCCAGGACCCTCTGCTGGACCAAGGTCAAGGAGGCCGGCGACATCGCCGTCTGGCAGAAGCCCTACAACCACGCCAACTGCAAGGCGCCCTTCTGCTCCCGCAACAAGAACCCCGACGCGGCATG GTATGACAAGATGGAGGCCTGCGTAACGCCGCTCCCGGAGGTCTCCGGCGCGAGCGAcgtcgcgggcggcgcggtgAAGAAGTGGCCGCAGCGGCTGACCGCCGTGCCGCCCCgggtgtcccgcggcggcgtcagGGGCGTCACGGCCAAGTCGTTCGCGCAGGACACGGAGCTGTGGCGGAAGAGGGTGCGGCACTACAAGTCGGTGATCAGGCAGTTCGAGCAGAAGGGCCGATACCGCAACGTGCTGGACATGAACGCGCGCCTCGGCGGCTtcgccgcggcgctggcggcggcgggcgacccGCTCTGGGTCATGAACATGGTCCCGACGCTGGGGAACACGACCACGCTCGGGGCCATCTACGAGCGGGGGCTCATCGGAAGCTACCAGGACTG GTGCGAGGGCATGTCTACCTACCCGAGGACCTACGACCTCATCCACGCGGATTCGGTGTTCACCCTGTACAACAACAG GTGTGAGATGGACAGAATTCTGCTGGAGATGGACAGGATCCTGAGGCCCGAGGGCACGGTGATCATCAGGGACGACGTGGACATGCTGGTGAAGGTCAAGAGCGTAGCGGACGGGATAAGGTGGGACAGCCAGATCGTCGACCACGAGGACGGCCCGCTCGTCAGGGAGAAGATCCTCCTGGTCGTGAAGAGGTACTGGACTGCCCAAGACCAAGGCCAGTAG